A genomic stretch from Anser cygnoides isolate HZ-2024a breed goose chromosome 30, Taihu_goose_T2T_genome, whole genome shotgun sequence includes:
- the LOC136787736 gene encoding olfactory receptor 14C36-like: MGCISTTLPKAMANALWDTKVISYQGCAAQVFLFVFLMSAEYSLLTIMSYDRYVAICKPLHYGSLGRHKTFSTCLPHLAVVSLFVSTVMFAYIKPPSISSPSLDPLVAVLYSVVPPAVNPLIYSMRNKELKDILKLSCSDAYLREVGLTAIGFCIGIGCFVFIVLSYVLIFRAVRKIPSEQGLHKAFSTCLPHLAVVSLFVSTVLFAYLKPPSISSPSRDLVLSFLYSMLPPAVNPLIYSMRNQELKHALKKLFQLSSRSN, from the exons atgggctgcatctccaccactctgcccaaagccatggccaatgccctctgggacaccaagGTCATCTCCTATCAGGGATGTGCTGCTcaggtctttctgtttgtatttttgatgtCAGCTGAATAttcccttctcaccatcatgtcttacgaccgctacgttgccatctgcaagcccctgcactacgggagcctc ggccggcacaaaaccttttccacgtgcctccctcacctggctgtggtctccctgtttgtcagcaccgTCATGTTTGCCTACAtaaagcccccctccatctcttccccatccctggacccgctggtggcagttctgtactcggtggtgcctccagcagtgaaccccctcatctacagcatgaggaacaaggagctcAAGGAT atcctcaagctctcctgctcagacgcttacctcagggaagttgggcttACTGCAATCGGCTTCTGTATAGGTattggttgctttgttttcattgtgctgtcctatgtgctgatcttcagggccgtgcggaagatcccctctgagcagggcctgcacaaagccttttccacgtgcctccctcacctggccgtggtatCCCTGTTTGTAAGCACTGTcctgtttgcctacctgaagcccccctccatctcctccccatccagGGACCTGGtgttgtcatttctgtactcgatgctgcctccagcagtgaaccccctcatctacagcatgaggaaccaggagctcaagcatgcactgaagaagctgtttcagttgtcttccagaagcaattag